In Rhodanobacter humi, the following are encoded in one genomic region:
- a CDS encoding polyhydroxyalkanoic acid system family protein: MPSIDIHRPHRLPLPEARAVVEKVAARMHEKFDLEGRWQGDTLHFSRPGVKGQIAVESDAIRVRAELGLLLSPLKGMIEQEIRRKLDEHFA, from the coding sequence ATGCCCAGCATCGACATCCACCGCCCCCACCGCCTGCCGCTGCCGGAAGCCCGCGCCGTGGTCGAGAAAGTGGCTGCGCGCATGCACGAGAAGTTCGATCTCGAAGGTCGCTGGCAGGGCGACACCCTGCACTTCTCCCGTCCTGGCGTGAAGGGCCAGATCGCCGTGGAAAGCGATGCGATACGAGTGCGCGCCGAGCTGGGCCTGCTGCTGTCCCCGCTCAAAGGCATGATCGAGCAGGAGATCCGGCGCAAGCTCGACGAGCACTTCGCCTGA
- the infA gene encoding translation initiation factor IF-1, protein MAKDDVIEMEGTVLETLPNTMFRVQLENGHVVIAHISGRMRKHYIRILTGDKVKIEMTPYDLSKGRITYRMK, encoded by the coding sequence ATGGCCAAAGACGACGTCATCGAAATGGAAGGCACGGTCCTGGAGACCCTGCCCAACACCATGTTCCGCGTGCAGCTGGAGAACGGGCACGTGGTCATCGCCCACATCTCCGGGCGCATGCGCAAGCATTACATCCGCATCCTCACGGGCGACAAGGTCAAGATCGAAATGACCCCGTACGACCTGAGCAAGGGGCGGATCACGTATCGCATGAAATAA